Genomic DNA from Macadamia integrifolia cultivar HAES 741 chromosome 6, SCU_Mint_v3, whole genome shotgun sequence:
TAGGGGGCtgcgctcaaattttttatttgagggcaattgtgtactttccggattatgatttttcgctatatatttgcaacgatggtttctttctctgtaatgcaagcaatactgagaggtgtgagggacgagtgctataaccctattctctattaatagtgaagtaggatctcatctcaccggggacgtagacaatcttaccgaacctcgtaaatctatgtgcattgtttgttctatgATATAACTGTATTCTTTGTCAGCTAAAATCCAGATTTGCACTATGAGTACAGTTTACATTTGCAAATGTCACATGGTTTCAGGCAGTTGCTGagggtacaatgtcttgtattttttGGCTTGTGTTTGTCTCGTATACCTATATAATgtgtttataaaaaaaaaaaatatacttatATGTTGTTGCTATAATTTGATTGCAAGATTATTCCCTCCGGTACAAGGGAGGTTGAGGAAGAAGATTATAACTccattttccattgatagtaaagcaaATTTTACTTTGTGATTGTTTAATGATTGCTACTTTCATTCCTTTTTACATCGTTTTAGGTTTCTGCTTTACACCCGCAATTACTACTGTATTGAGGTTACGGTTCTATGGATTTCTACACCACCTGGAACTAATTAGGAGTCCGTACCTTTTTGTTGCATAACTGACCTCTGTGTTGCAATATGGTCAAGAGTTGGAGTAACAATATCAATTGTCAAGgcttacccctttttttttttccctcaaaaaTTCACTTTGGGACTTTGCAGGTTTTCGTGAGAGATTTTGTGCCCAGCGGCTTGGCCTATCTCATGAAACAGGTGCCAGAGCCAGAGATCGTAAAGAACTTCTTGGTAAAGACCCTCCACCTCCAAGGTTGGGAGAAGCGGATCGACAACTTcactcttggagaaggtgtAATGCCTGCAAGTTTCAAGGTACTATACGACTCGCAGCGTGGGAAGGAAACCTTGATAGCGGATTTCGGTGGAAGCGCAATAGGGAGAGTGGCACCAGTAGATTCCGGATTCTGGTGGATTGTACTCCTCAGGGCGTATACCAAGTGTACACGGGATCATACCTTGTCGGAGATGCCCGAGATGCAGAGGGGCATGAAGTTGATACTCAACCTCTGCCTGTCTGATGGGTTTAACACCTTTCCCACCTTACTCTGCGCAGATGGGTGTTGTATGGTGGACAGGAGGATGGTAAGTCTTCACCAATCGCCACCGTAAATCTCTTATCCAACTTAATATTAATAGTACTATTGCCTTATTACCATACTAATGTTTAAGAATTATTAACAAAAGATGTAATTGAAATTGCTGTTCTAATTCTTGGGTTCATAGGGAGTGTATGGGTACCCAATAGAGATCCAAGCACTTTTCTTCATGGCATTGAGGTGCGCAAGGCAGATGCTAAAGCCAGAGTGTGGGGGAAAGGAATTGATGGAGAGGATAGACAAGCGAATGACGGCTCTGAGCTACCACATCCGCACCTATTTCTGGCTCGACCACTCCCAACTGAACAACATCTACTGTTATCGCACCGAGGAGTACTCCCATACTGCTGTCAACAAATTTAATGTCAACCCTGAATCAATTCCAGATTGGGTTTTCGATTTCATGCCTCTTAGAGGTGGATACTTCATTGGAAACGTTAGCCCTGCTCGAATGGACTTCCGATGGTTCTTGGTGGGCAATTGCATTGCAATCCTTAGTTCCCTGGCTACACCTGAGCAGGCCACGGCCATCATGGATCTATTGGAAGAGAGGTGGGAGGACTTGATCGGTGAGATGCCTCTGAAGATTGACTATCCAGCATTGGAGGGACACCAATGGAGGATTGTCACTGGATGTGATCCCAAGAACACTCGTTGGAGTTATCACAATGGCGGGTCTTGGCCAGGTATGTATCCCTAATTAGTTTCTACTTTCTTAGTACATTCACattctttaaactttaaaaattCCTATTACTAAACCATTCTATAGTGACATGGGCCGTTCAATTGTTACAACTTTTCTATTTAGTATCTCCCTATGCATGCTGTGAGACCAAATTTTTTCATGAAATTTATCTCTGTCAATCAAATTATCCAAATTTTAGGCTCCCATCATTTGGTCaattatcttcatcatcaaaTTAGCCAAAATTTGGATCTGCATAGACAGTCaagatcttcatttttttcctatttagaTTAAAGGGCAATTACTATCACTTCCCTACACTCACCCTATATTTAATACTCAAAATTTCCTAtctataactttttttttctgatttcctAAAAATGTAAAGTTTCACCCTTTCTTCTCCCTGTATTTTAAAATTCCCATATTACCCCTCTATGACGGTAAACCCATAACTACTAAGCGGCTGCCTCATTCATCCCTTATACAGGCAAAGGGTGAGTATAGGGGAGTGATAATAAATATAGAGTTACGCAaataaaagggtttttttttttttgtttggttttcctagggagaagaagaatgatggcAATTGTAGGCAGGTAAATTGAAACAAGTGAAAGTTATTCATTTGAATCAGAATGAAATGAAGACTATGAGATTGTGGAGAGTGAGATACTCTCACCTCTCAATTGATTTCATTTGTTTCCATTTGATTTCTCCTCAATCCTTAGTTGGAGCTAGGCCATTAATTTCAGGGTAGGGGAAGACAAGGTGAGAATTAGGGTAGGTAGATTTTCAAATCTGTAACAATACTACACtcatcatattttcttttttcaccctTTTTCTGTTGATCTATTGTAACACATTtgtcaatcaaaaaaaaaaaaaatcttaagatTCTCACTATTATAATATCTTGTGGTGGATGTAGTATTGTTATGGCTCTTGACAGCAGCATGCATCAAGAGTGGTAGGCCGCAGATCGCCAAGAGAGCTATAGAGTTGGTGGAGCAAAGGATTTCGAAGGACGGGTGGCCAGAATACTATGACGGGAAGACTGGTCGTTACATTGGGAAGCAAGCTAGGAAATTCCAGACGTGGAGCATTGCAGGCTATTTGGTGGCCAAGATGATGATAGAGAACCCATCAAATCTTCTAATCATCGCTCTTGAGGAGGACAAGAAGATAGCCAAGCCTAAGCTCACCCGCTCCGTCTCCTGGACTTGCTGATCAAATCGTCCTCAAGAACAATACCTGCATGAATTGAAGGAAAATGGAAGcttagaaacaaagaaatataatGAAACAAATCTAGAGTTGCAGGCTACTGGTGGTGAAGTATTAGCTATAGTATCACCTTAAAGTTTCAAATGTTTTACACAGAATTTCATTTCGGTACTGATACCGCCATTTTTTTGTGGGCAGACTGGCGGAGAAGATGATCCGATTCATAAGTTGTTTGCAGTGTATTTCATTGGAGACTTTCTTCTATTTGGGGGGTAATTTTGCTTTCTCTTACATCTACCACTTAAAAGTTCTACTTGAAAGTTTATGGTGAAACATTTATGCACATGGAGACTGGTTGTTGAaccaaacacacacacacacacacagagacacacacacagagagagagagagagagagagagagagagagagagagagagagagagagagaggtgcttTTGTTTCTGGTGGGAGGCAGGTAATGAATTCAGAGCAACCTCCTGTCTAACGTTGCTTGCTCAGATGAGTATCGCAGTAACCGGAGGGTAGAATTTGGGAACACATACGAAGGGCTCCGACCTTTGGAATACTCATTTGAGCAAGAAATattaaaaggaggaaaaaacgAATACTAGTGAGCCTCTGCAGCACTTCCCGTTGCAGAAATTCTCGGGACATAGGGATCAGAGTTGCTTCAGCAGCTCTTCCCAGTTCCTTCCATCATTCCGCGCACACTCAGGGCTCAGACCTCTCACATAGTCACATctcacctccttccttctttctaGTCCAACAACATATATGGTCATAAATAGACTCGATTTGACGCCACCATTGTCAAGGGGTTGATTTGTTAGAATGACCAAAAAGCCCTCCTATCAAAGGTCCAGGGTTATTTCCATGGCTAGTTACTGGCTTATGTGTTGGACTTGACATTTTTTGCATCTTCGATCGTAGGAATTATATGTAGTTTTCCTCGTATCAATCTCGTTGAACCCTTACTTGTATTGATCTTGTTGTGTGACTTGGCACTGGAAACAGAATCATCAATCGAAGGGAGGAGTTGCTGTCACAGCCAACTTGCTTTACGGCTGTACATGTAATTTTAGTCGGAGCCACAACAACTCAGTCACAGCCAGCTTGCTTTACGGTTGGCTGTACAcgtcattttcttttcctgaaAACTTCAAAACACCATGCCCATGTCCCACTGGGTTTTAGGGACGACAAAGGAAAGAAGGGTGTTTCAGGGCTTATGAGGAAATTCCACCTTCAAATGAGCTTGACTGGAATAGGCAAGTCATACCGGTTAGTTCACATGGAGATGGGAAATGGGAAGTAGATTTTGGTTGACTTCTCATTAGGGGGTGTGGTTAGGGATACGGCTAGCTAGTTGGAATTGCAGGTACGGGTATTGATTGAATGgcagctaaaaaaaaaacttcctcatccccctccccctccgggttgaaatcgtctgcaattccgatcttgtatAATTCCGTGCAATATCACTTTCAGatagtgacacgtgtattgataccaatacaatgtctcagatctgatttaaatgcattttcactgatttaatgttttattagttgtgccagatctggaccattgtattggtatcaatacacgtgtcaccgcctgaataTGATATTATAcaaaattgtacgagatcggaattacagatgATTTTtatccttccccctccccctccccctccccctccgaCGGTGAATTCAATTCAACATTCAACTACCTCAAGACTTAGGAGTCCTGAGTGACTCTGACTCCCGAGACAAAACAATAGACGAAGGGATAATGATCTCTGAGCTGGCTGggtggaagagaatttttcagtAGGGAAGAGACAGATGAGTGACATATTTTCCATTTAGATAAACAATTTTGGACCCTGTTTTTCTCTACTTTATATGACTACAGGGTTTATGTAA
This window encodes:
- the LOC122081098 gene encoding probable alkaline/neutral invertase F; the encoded protein is MGFNHRISPEKSHCSPEKAENPPENDENGVTFTIEPSQDEASDSFESEKALVSTAENVDGFPTKPKKSVTMPISEETSESLCIKNTAMLKPSPSVHGNLENISSPRDWINGSLMNSEHTSFLDEAWENLNKSVVFYKGMPVGTLAALDPSAEALNYNQVFVRDFVPSGLAYLMKQVPEPEIVKNFLVKTLHLQGWEKRIDNFTLGEGVMPASFKVLYDSQRGKETLIADFGGSAIGRVAPVDSGFWWIVLLRAYTKCTRDHTLSEMPEMQRGMKLILNLCLSDGFNTFPTLLCADGCCMVDRRMGVYGYPIEIQALFFMALRCARQMLKPECGGKELMERIDKRMTALSYHIRTYFWLDHSQLNNIYCYRTEEYSHTAVNKFNVNPESIPDWVFDFMPLRGGYFIGNVSPARMDFRWFLVGNCIAILSSLATPEQATAIMDLLEERWEDLIGEMPLKIDYPALEGHQWRIVTGCDPKNTRWSYHNGGSWPVLLWLLTAACIKSGRPQIAKRAIELVEQRISKDGWPEYYDGKTGRYIGKQARKFQTWSIAGYLVAKMMIENPSNLLIIALEEDKKIAKPKLTRSVSWTC